In Syntrophorhabdaceae bacterium, the DNA window CTATTATGCGCTATTCCCATTTGACACCTCTAAACTCAAATTTAGCTCTTACTCCTTTTCTGTCTCTTTCTTCATCCCTACTTGGCCCTGGCCAGGCACCCTTCGAAGAAGAGCTCTACGATAAACGAGACGTTTGTGGCGTACGGATGTGTGTCCGGGTCTTCGAGCCAGTTAAACATGAACCCATCCATGAGACCGAGTAGTGACACGGCCAGACGATGCGGATCGAGCTTCCGGAATGTCCTGGCACGCATCCCTTTGGCTATTAACGAGGCCACCTTCTTCATCTCCTTTTGATGGATCTCCCTCAGCACCTTGCAGAAACCGGTATCGTCATTAAAACGTATCCCCCGAGTCTCGGTAAACAGAAGCCGTATGATAGTAAGGTTGTCTTTGATGATTCCGGTCTTGACCGCCACATACTCCCTGATGATATTCTCGACGCTGTCCTTTCTGGAGAAGACCTCATCGATGACCTGAAAGAAACCTTCAGCCTTATCGATTATCAATGCGCTATAAAGATCTTCCTTGTTTTTGAAATACTTGTAGAGTGTACCAATACTGAACTCGGCCTTTGCCGCAATCTCGTGCATGGACACGTTGTGGTATCCCTTTTCAGTGAAAAGTAAAAGGGCATCCCCAAGGATCTGACTGCGATGGGAGAGCTTCTCACGTTCACGACGCGAGATCTTCTTCGTCTCCATATGTCGAACCTCCTTGAAACCATGCGTCACTAAATAGAATGCAATTACATTTAGTGACGCATGGTTCATTTTAGCTGGAAACCGGTGCTATGTCAAGTGATAAGCGCGAGGGTTCATCTTGCTGATTGAAGGAAAAGGGTGTACGTTTGCCGCAAGGTGCGGTTGGTTTATTATTGTTACAAGGCAGCGGGCTGACTTTTGGAAAGAGACGGTCTAGGTGTAAAGACGCGAGAAATGATGGCGGATTCGTACTTGCT includes these proteins:
- a CDS encoding TetR/AcrR family transcriptional regulator, with translation METKKISRREREKLSHRSQILGDALLLFTEKGYHNVSMHEIAAKAEFSIGTLYKYFKNKEDLYSALIIDKAEGFFQVIDEVFSRKDSVENIIREYVAVKTGIIKDNLTIIRLLFTETRGIRFNDDTGFCKVLREIHQKEMKKVASLIAKGMRARTFRKLDPHRLAVSLLGLMDGFMFNWLEDPDTHPYATNVSFIVELFFEGCLARAK